In one window of Kitasatospora sp. MMS16-BH015 DNA:
- a CDS encoding class I SAM-dependent methyltransferase yields the protein MTGIDTGSAAGDFDRHERGLWVGKAEAYRASFAALCGHAVPALLAAGGVAAGVRVLDVGTGPGTAARAAQQLGAVVSAVDADPGMVALAVAGGVAARVAVLPELPYEDGAYESVVGNFVVNHVEHPAAAMAELRRVARPGGRLAATIWADAGNGSMDLFVRALAVAEHGRPVPPRVPEALNFERSAAGFAELAVAAGWDGVSCRELLFEHRVTPADWWAGVAAGVANLGYVVTGLPTEQRARVEAEYRRLAAAAVGADGLLTVPAVALLVSGRA from the coding sequence ATGACCGGGATCGACACGGGCTCCGCGGCGGGGGACTTCGACCGGCACGAGCGGGGGCTCTGGGTCGGCAAGGCCGAGGCGTACCGGGCGAGCTTCGCGGCGCTGTGCGGGCACGCGGTGCCGGCGCTGCTGGCGGCCGGCGGGGTGGCGGCCGGCGTGCGGGTGCTCGACGTGGGCACCGGCCCGGGCACGGCCGCGCGGGCGGCGCAGCAGCTCGGGGCGGTGGTCAGCGCGGTGGACGCCGACCCCGGGATGGTCGCGCTGGCGGTGGCCGGCGGGGTGGCGGCGCGGGTGGCCGTGCTGCCGGAGCTGCCGTACGAGGACGGTGCGTACGAGTCGGTGGTGGGCAACTTCGTGGTCAACCACGTGGAGCACCCGGCGGCGGCGATGGCCGAGCTGCGCCGGGTGGCCCGGCCCGGCGGGCGGCTGGCCGCGACGATCTGGGCGGACGCCGGGAACGGCTCGATGGACCTCTTCGTCCGGGCGCTGGCGGTGGCCGAGCACGGCCGGCCGGTGCCGCCCAGGGTGCCGGAGGCGCTGAACTTCGAGCGCAGCGCGGCGGGCTTCGCCGAGCTGGCGGTCGCGGCGGGCTGGGACGGGGTGAGCTGCCGCGAGCTGCTCTTCGAGCACCGGGTGACGCCGGCCGACTGGTGGGCCGGGGTCGCGGCCGGGGTGGCCAACCTCGGGTACGTGGTGACCGGCCTGCCGACCGAGCAGCGGGCCCGGGTCGAGGCCGAGTACCGCCGGCTGGCGGCGGCGGCCGTCGGGGCGGACGGGCTGCTGACCGTGCCGGCGGTGGCGCTGCTGGTCTCCGGGCGGGCCTGA
- a CDS encoding WXG100 family type VII secretion target → MGFLSALEGIGKGIVHGVEDVVLVPSEVAHWALGKMFGDSDADLEKLAGEVEAMAKQVDRLNDDIRTALGQLTWHGPASDAFIAHANERLRELAGLSEELQGLAAAMRRLAHVY, encoded by the coding sequence ATGGGGTTCCTGAGCGCGCTCGAAGGCATCGGCAAGGGGATCGTGCACGGCGTCGAGGACGTCGTCCTGGTGCCGAGCGAGGTCGCGCACTGGGCGCTGGGCAAGATGTTCGGCGATTCGGACGCCGACCTGGAGAAGCTGGCCGGCGAGGTGGAGGCGATGGCCAAGCAGGTCGACCGGCTGAACGATGACATCCGGACGGCCCTCGGCCAGCTGACCTGGCACGGCCCCGCCTCGGACGCGTTCATCGCGCACGCGAACGAGCGGCTGCGCGAGCTGGCCGGGCTCTCGGAGGAGCTGCAGGGCCTGGCCGCGGCGATGCGGCGGCTGGCCCATGTCTACTGA
- a CDS encoding DUF5955 family protein yields the protein MSEEQHSTANHGIQVNGTVNGIVQNGANARAVYHAAPVAEADPRQEELRAAVEALRAELRALRAADPAALPAEHAQVVEEELDTVDPAEPGRLRRTLLTLTGALGSVAGLAESLERLRQAASVWF from the coding sequence GTGTCCGAGGAACAGCACTCCACCGCCAACCACGGCATCCAGGTGAACGGGACGGTCAACGGCATCGTCCAGAACGGCGCGAACGCCCGGGCCGTCTACCACGCGGCGCCCGTCGCCGAGGCGGACCCGCGGCAGGAGGAGCTGCGCGCGGCGGTGGAGGCCCTGCGCGCGGAGCTGCGGGCCCTGCGGGCGGCCGATCCGGCAGCCCTGCCGGCCGAGCACGCCCAGGTGGTGGAGGAGGAGTTGGACACCGTCGACCCGGCCGAGCCGGGGCGGCTGCGGCGGACGCTGCTCACCCTCACCGGCGCGCTCGGCTCGGTGGCCGGCCTGGCCGAGTCGCTGGAGCGGCTGCGCCAGGCGGCGTCCGTCTGGTTCTGA